One Terriglobales bacterium DNA segment encodes these proteins:
- a CDS encoding TolC family protein, with translation MRFSRLSIAKCLILLSAALVMPPAFWAQQDYLKPQSHLPLLWAPYTPRKVPPPNFGNTTRIDQLMHDGTLTLSLNDAIALALENNLDIAIARYNLPIADTDIWRAKAGQSTLGVNTGLVQGTPGGGVGSIGAGGVGSSTTGASGTGAGGTTAATGGAGTGASGLVQSTIGAGPPIGNYDPVFTSGLSIEHLAQPTSSPFAGARNLLTNTATANFAYQQAFASGTAINLGFNNQRQTTNSLFNGLNPILNNGFRLALTQHLLQGLSLAANKRFITIAKNNREISDVAFRNQAINTVSQIQNIYWDLVSAYENVNVQESSLALAKKTLADNQKQVEIGTLAPIEIVRASSGVAAANQTLIVAQTNLQLQELLMKNAITRNLSDPVLAGAHVIPTDTMAVPSAEPVVPVQDLINDALSHRPEMAQSRIDLVNRDITKKATRNELLPSLDLVGWYGASAIAGETNPLTICAPAGPNKSSFCTPASQVQPPTGLGHSYSTLFGYNNPDYAIGFNVNIPIRNRTAQATQVRSEFEYRQAQLLLQELQNQIIIQVRNAQFAVQQNRAQVEAAREAQRFAQQSLEAEQKKYALGASTTTLVLTAQRDLAQAQSNTVAALSSYEKSRVELDRVTGLTLTHNNIDLAQAESGKVVSMPHVPGVGPRTEQNPQNPSPTPAPSQPVPQNQPQN, from the coding sequence ATGCGTTTTAGCCGTCTGAGTATCGCCAAGTGCCTGATTTTGTTATCTGCCGCCCTGGTTATGCCGCCTGCATTCTGGGCGCAACAAGATTACTTGAAGCCGCAGAGCCATCTGCCTTTGCTGTGGGCGCCGTACACGCCTCGCAAGGTGCCACCCCCTAATTTCGGCAACACCACTCGCATTGACCAACTGATGCACGATGGCACCTTGACCCTCTCGCTGAATGATGCCATCGCTCTGGCGCTCGAGAACAATCTCGACATAGCCATCGCACGCTACAACTTGCCCATTGCAGATACGGATATTTGGCGCGCCAAGGCTGGCCAGTCGACCTTAGGCGTGAACACCGGCTTGGTGCAAGGTACACCGGGAGGGGGCGTCGGCAGCATCGGCGCAGGCGGCGTGGGCAGTAGCACTACGGGAGCCAGCGGGACGGGCGCGGGCGGAACTACGGCTGCGACTGGTGGAGCTGGTACCGGCGCTTCGGGACTGGTTCAATCAACCATCGGCGCGGGCCCGCCCATTGGCAATTATGACCCGGTCTTCACTTCCGGACTGAGTATTGAACACCTTGCACAGCCCACCTCCAGCCCGTTTGCCGGAGCCAGGAACCTGCTGACGAACACCGCGACCGCGAATTTCGCTTACCAGCAAGCCTTCGCCTCCGGGACTGCCATCAACCTCGGGTTCAACAATCAACGCCAGACCACAAATAGCTTGTTTAACGGTCTCAACCCAATTCTTAACAATGGCTTCCGCCTCGCCCTCACTCAGCATCTGCTGCAAGGCCTCAGCCTCGCCGCCAACAAGCGCTTTATTACCATTGCTAAAAATAATCGCGAAATCTCTGACGTCGCTTTCCGTAACCAGGCGATCAATACTGTGTCACAAATTCAGAACATCTACTGGGACCTGGTCAGCGCCTACGAAAATGTAAACGTGCAGGAAAGCTCACTGGCATTGGCCAAGAAAACGCTTGCAGACAATCAGAAGCAGGTAGAGATCGGCACCCTTGCTCCTATCGAGATCGTGCGCGCCAGCAGCGGCGTTGCCGCAGCCAATCAGACCTTGATTGTCGCCCAAACCAATCTCCAACTGCAGGAACTGCTCATGAAGAACGCCATCACGCGGAACCTTTCTGATCCCGTGCTGGCAGGCGCCCACGTGATCCCGACAGATACCATGGCGGTTCCTTCCGCCGAGCCGGTGGTTCCCGTCCAGGATCTTATCAATGATGCGCTCTCGCACCGCCCCGAAATGGCCCAGTCGCGCATTGATTTGGTGAACCGTGACATTACAAAGAAAGCTACCCGAAACGAACTGCTGCCCAGCCTGGACTTGGTCGGCTGGTACGGAGCCAGTGCTATAGCGGGCGAGACCAACCCGCTCACCATCTGCGCACCAGCTGGACCCAACAAAAGCAGCTTCTGCACGCCCGCAAGCCAGGTACAGCCGCCGACCGGGTTGGGCCACTCTTATTCCACCCTTTTCGGCTACAACAACCCAGACTATGCCATCGGATTCAACGTCAATATCCCCATCCGCAACCGCACCGCGCAAGCCACACAAGTGCGCTCAGAGTTCGAATATCGGCAGGCGCAATTGCTGCTGCAAGAACTCCAGAACCAGATCATCATCCAAGTGCGCAACGCGCAATTTGCGGTGCAGCAGAACCGGGCCCAGGTGGAAGCAGCCCGTGAAGCTCAGAGGTTTGCCCAGCAGTCGCTGGAAGCCGAACAGAAAAAGTACGCTCTCGGCGCTTCCACGACCACTCTGGTTTTGACTGCACAGCGCGACCTGGCACAAGCGCAATCCAACACCGTGGCCGCGCTTTCCTCCTACGAGAAGTCCCGCGTCGAACTGGATCGAGTGACCGGTTTGACCCTGACGCACAACAACATAGACTTGGCCCAGGCGGAGAGCGGCAAGGTTGTCAGCATGCCGCACGTGCCGGGAGTGGGTCCGCGGACCGAACAGAACCCGCAGAATCCAAGCCCAACTCCAGCACCGTCACAGCCGGTACCGCAAAACCAGCCGCAGAACTGA
- a CDS encoding glycosyltransferase family 2 protein — protein MTLSVVIITYNEEANIGRTLQSVAGLVREVGGEIIVVDSGSTDGTLEIARSFGAKTFVESWKGYATQKNSALDRASGDWILSLDADETLEPELIGEIAQQSPIRESVPIKPSDNWCLTSVEANRSAPEKLRNLEKEPAGYWIPRKNFFLGRWIKYGGFWPDPKLRLFRRGAARFEDRLVHEDVKLNGPAGKLKHSLIHHSYPTLSDYIDHMNHYSSLGAEMATQTSAPRSFSVFNIVLRPAARFIYNYFIRLGFMDGREGLLLHLYHSVYVSWKYAKAWELTRKQQT, from the coding sequence GTGACGCTTTCGGTCGTCATCATCACTTACAACGAAGAAGCCAACATCGGCCGCACGCTGCAAAGCGTTGCGGGCCTTGTCCGCGAGGTCGGTGGGGAGATCATCGTGGTTGATTCCGGCTCGACCGACGGTACGCTTGAGATCGCCCGCAGCTTCGGCGCAAAAACCTTTGTCGAATCCTGGAAAGGCTACGCAACCCAAAAAAATTCAGCACTCGACAGAGCTAGCGGCGACTGGATTCTCTCCCTGGACGCAGACGAAACGCTCGAACCAGAGCTCATCGGTGAGATTGCACAGCAGTCCCCAATTCGCGAAAGTGTTCCTATAAAACCTTCCGATAACTGGTGCCTCACATCGGTGGAGGCGAATCGGTCGGCTCCGGAAAAATTACGCAACCTGGAAAAGGAACCGGCTGGCTACTGGATTCCACGCAAGAACTTTTTTCTCGGCCGCTGGATTAAATACGGAGGTTTTTGGCCCGATCCAAAGCTACGCCTGTTCCGCCGCGGCGCTGCCCGCTTCGAGGACCGCCTGGTCCACGAAGATGTCAAGCTCAACGGGCCGGCCGGCAAACTCAAGCACTCCCTCATCCACCACTCCTATCCCACTCTCTCCGACTACATTGACCACATGAACCATTACTCATCCCTCGGCGCGGAGATGGCCACTCAAACCTCCGCCCCGCGGAGCTTCAGCGTCTTCAACATTGTCCTGCGGCCGGCCGCCAGGTTCATTTACAACTATTTCATCCGGCTCGGCTTTATGGATGGCCGCGAAGGCCTGCTCTTGCACCTTTATCATTCGGTTTACGTCTCCTGGAAGTACGCCAAAGCCTGGGAATTGACACGAAAGCAGCAGACTTGA
- a CDS encoding aldehyde dehydrogenase family protein yields the protein MATEAKITTARIVSVNPATGEVLREFACWGEAEVVSAAARARAAQPAWDALGVRRRADILRRFQRLLHDRKSDVARLITREAGKPYVEALLTEVLVALDAARFCADNAYSVMRDQAVPHANLVMKAKRGRILREPWGVVGIISPWNYPFSIPATESLAALVCGNAVVLKPSELTSLAALELQSLLHAAGVPGDVFQVVVGDGATGAALLGSDIDKLIFTGSVASGKRVAEAAAARLLPVVLELGGKDPMLVLDDADMQVASSAAVWGAFVNAGQACLSVERCYVHRSLYERFLNACVEKTKQLWVGNGLDPETDVGPMIHQRQLQIVEAHVEDARSRGARVLAGGMRLPQTGPNFYAPTVIADVNHQMAVMREETFGPVLPVMPFHSDEEAVSLANDSEFGLAASIWTRDRARGERLAKRIHTGTVMVNDVLSCFGISESPHGGMKASGLGHTHGRLGMEEMVRTKYVDSDMLPRLRKVWWYGYGPKFNRQMEGFLDFLFARGARRIAGGMRSAGAYLRKRWL from the coding sequence ATGGCGACAGAAGCCAAAATCACGACTGCGCGAATAGTCTCCGTGAATCCTGCGACCGGAGAAGTGTTGCGGGAGTTCGCCTGCTGGGGCGAAGCTGAAGTGGTGTCTGCGGCCGCGCGTGCCCGAGCAGCGCAACCGGCGTGGGACGCGCTGGGCGTCCGGCGACGGGCGGACATCCTGCGGCGATTCCAGCGACTGCTGCATGACCGGAAATCAGATGTTGCGCGATTGATTACCCGCGAGGCTGGTAAACCTTACGTCGAAGCGCTGCTAACGGAAGTTCTGGTGGCGCTCGACGCTGCCCGCTTTTGCGCTGACAATGCATACTCGGTCATGCGCGACCAGGCGGTCCCGCATGCCAACCTGGTCATGAAGGCGAAACGCGGACGCATCCTGCGCGAGCCCTGGGGCGTGGTGGGCATCATCTCGCCGTGGAATTATCCATTCTCTATCCCCGCGACTGAAAGTCTGGCAGCGCTGGTGTGCGGTAATGCAGTAGTGCTGAAGCCGTCAGAGCTAACCTCACTGGCTGCACTCGAACTGCAATCGCTGCTGCACGCGGCGGGCGTCCCGGGGGATGTTTTTCAGGTGGTGGTCGGCGACGGTGCTACGGGAGCGGCGTTGCTCGGCAGCGATATAGATAAGCTGATCTTTACTGGCAGCGTGGCCAGTGGAAAGCGAGTGGCGGAGGCTGCGGCAGCGCGGCTGTTACCAGTGGTGCTCGAGTTAGGCGGCAAAGACCCCATGCTGGTGCTCGACGATGCCGACATGCAAGTCGCGTCCAGCGCGGCGGTTTGGGGCGCGTTTGTGAATGCCGGCCAGGCGTGCCTTTCGGTGGAGCGCTGCTATGTGCATCGCAGCCTGTATGAACGCTTTTTGAACGCCTGCGTAGAAAAAACCAAGCAGCTCTGGGTGGGCAACGGCCTGGATCCGGAGACTGATGTGGGCCCGATGATTCACCAACGCCAGCTGCAGATTGTCGAGGCACATGTGGAAGATGCGAGGTCGCGGGGCGCACGCGTGCTGGCGGGAGGTATGCGGCTACCTCAGACCGGGCCGAACTTTTATGCGCCCACTGTGATCGCCGACGTCAATCACCAAATGGCAGTGATGCGGGAAGAAACTTTTGGTCCGGTGCTGCCGGTAATGCCGTTCCATTCCGACGAGGAAGCTGTCAGCCTGGCAAATGACTCGGAATTTGGTCTCGCGGCCAGCATCTGGACGCGCGACCGCGCTCGCGGTGAACGTCTAGCCAAGCGAATTCACACCGGGACAGTAATGGTGAACGATGTGCTCTCCTGTTTTGGTATCAGCGAGTCGCCGCACGGGGGGATGAAGGCAAGCGGACTTGGGCACACACATGGAAGACTGGGAATGGAAGAGATGGTGCGGACAAAGTATGTGGATTCGGACATGCTGCCGAGATTGCGTAAAGTATGGTGGTACGGCTACGGGCCGAAGTTTAATCGGCAGATGGAAGGCTTTTTGGACTTTCTGTTCGCACGCGGAGCTCGCCGAATCGCGGGCGGCATGCGCTCAGCAGGAGCCTACCTGCGCAAGCGATGGCTGTGA
- a CDS encoding LeuA family protein produces MKASELIYDWNQADGAAQRPVGPVLLNDESLRDGLQSPSVRDPAIPEKIRIMHLMETLGINSLDLGLPGAGARACEHVEALAKEIVQSRLKIKANCAARTHQNDIRPIAEISQKVGLPIEAATFIGSSPIRRYTEDWTEDFLLRTTEEAVKYAVSLGLAVMYVTEDTTRCDPKMVKRLYVTAINCGARAIVICDTCGHATPAGVSALVKFVIEEVVKPSGEKIRVDWHGHCDRGLGVANSLAAFMAGANCVHATAVGIGERVGNTQMDQMLVNLKLMGVPPWDRQDLTRLKEYCYAVSEATGAPIPANYPVLGEDAFRTATGVHAAAVIKAYKKHDTELANAIYSGVPAHYFGMEQLIDIGPMSGKSNILFWLEKHEIPARDELVERIYQRAKASDRLLTESEIMECCGNTKASKP; encoded by the coding sequence GTGAAGGCCTCCGAGCTTATCTACGATTGGAACCAGGCCGACGGCGCGGCGCAGCGACCAGTTGGGCCGGTGTTGCTCAATGATGAATCGCTGCGCGATGGGCTGCAGTCGCCCTCGGTGCGCGATCCTGCCATTCCCGAAAAAATCCGCATTATGCATTTAATGGAAACCCTGGGCATCAACTCCCTCGACCTCGGCCTGCCCGGTGCCGGCGCGCGTGCTTGCGAGCATGTGGAAGCCCTGGCGAAGGAGATCGTGCAATCGCGCTTAAAGATCAAGGCCAACTGTGCCGCGCGCACTCACCAAAACGATATTCGTCCGATTGCGGAGATCTCGCAAAAAGTGGGACTGCCGATTGAGGCGGCAACGTTTATTGGTTCCAGTCCCATTCGGCGTTACACCGAGGATTGGACGGAGGACTTCCTGCTCCGCACAACCGAGGAGGCGGTGAAGTACGCCGTCTCGCTCGGGCTGGCGGTCATGTATGTCACCGAGGACACCACCCGCTGCGATCCGAAAATGGTGAAGCGGCTCTATGTAACCGCAATCAACTGCGGCGCGCGCGCCATCGTGATCTGCGATACCTGCGGCCATGCGACGCCCGCGGGAGTGAGCGCGCTGGTGAAGTTCGTCATTGAGGAAGTAGTCAAACCCTCAGGAGAAAAGATCCGAGTGGACTGGCATGGCCATTGCGATCGCGGCCTGGGGGTGGCTAACTCGCTGGCCGCCTTCATGGCCGGCGCAAATTGTGTGCACGCCACCGCGGTTGGCATTGGGGAGCGAGTGGGCAACACCCAGATGGACCAGATGCTGGTCAATCTTAAGCTGATGGGGGTGCCGCCGTGGGACCGTCAGGATCTGACACGGCTGAAGGAATATTGCTACGCGGTTTCGGAAGCGACCGGAGCGCCAATTCCCGCGAATTATCCGGTGCTGGGCGAAGATGCCTTCCGCACCGCAACGGGTGTGCACGCCGCGGCGGTGATCAAGGCTTACAAGAAGCACGATACCGAGCTCGCGAATGCCATCTACTCCGGTGTTCCGGCGCACTACTTTGGAATGGAGCAGCTGATTGATATCGGCCCGATGAGCGGAAAGTCGAATATTCTTTTCTGGTTGGAGAAGCATGAGATTCCAGCGAGGGATGAATTAGTGGAACGTATCTATCAACGGGCGAAGGCCTCCGACCGCCTGCTCACAGAGTCAGAAATCATGGAGTGTTGCGGAAATACCAAGGCAAGCAAACCCTAG
- a CDS encoding amidohydrolase, translating into MKRLAIWSVVALLSASAAQAQTSAGSPDTIYIHGNIYTGATLAPAAGGASPGLKAAILPRTQALAVRGDRLVAVGTDAEISKLKGKHTQVIDLGGHFVMPGFNDAHTHLASGGFVKLNVDLTGANSLDEMKSRIAARAKAAAPGEWIQGGGWDHTLWPGQKLPTRQDVDVVTGDHPALFERVDGHISLANTAALRAAEITRETPDPPGGKIDREASGEAAGILRESSAVNLVASKIPKPGPSQRRQAILLALQDAARWGITSAQDYSDWEDFLVYEDLEREGQLTLRISEWPPFPTALNVLEQHRAHHPESDTMLHTGMLKGFMDGSLGSRTATLIKPYSDDPQNTGLAQYTQTQLNSLIDDRAAAGFQVGFHAIGDRGIEMALQAFAEAERYLREHQTGMPNPRREDHRWRIEHAQVVATDQFTRFRQLGVIASMQPNHLLTDMKWAVDRIGEERARHSYPWAEFLRNGVYLAFGTDYPVEPIAPFRGLYAAVTRKNEAGTKEYFPEQKLTMDEALAAYTSGAAYAEFAENDKGTLNPGKLADFVVLDRDLTGVAPAEVLTTRVLRTVIGGKTVFEAK; encoded by the coding sequence ATGAAGCGTCTTGCGATCTGGAGTGTCGTCGCTTTACTGTCGGCGAGCGCCGCGCAGGCGCAAACCAGCGCCGGTTCGCCGGACACGATCTATATTCACGGGAACATCTACACCGGGGCAACGTTGGCTCCGGCCGCAGGCGGCGCTTCGCCGGGGTTAAAGGCCGCCATACTGCCACGCACGCAGGCACTCGCAGTCCGCGGTGATCGTTTGGTCGCAGTCGGCACCGACGCTGAAATCAGCAAGCTCAAGGGCAAACACACTCAGGTGATTGACCTGGGCGGGCACTTCGTAATGCCCGGCTTCAACGACGCGCATACCCATCTCGCCTCCGGCGGATTTGTGAAGCTCAACGTGGACCTTACCGGCGCAAACTCGCTGGACGAGATGAAATCCAGAATCGCAGCTCGCGCCAAGGCCGCAGCCCCCGGAGAATGGATTCAGGGCGGTGGTTGGGACCACACGTTGTGGCCGGGACAGAAGTTACCCACGCGGCAGGACGTAGATGTTGTCACGGGAGATCATCCGGCGCTGTTCGAGCGTGTAGACGGACATATATCGCTGGCAAACACGGCCGCGTTGCGGGCTGCAGAAATAACGCGCGAAACGCCCGATCCGCCGGGCGGAAAGATAGATCGCGAGGCTTCGGGAGAGGCGGCTGGCATCCTGCGCGAGAGTAGCGCGGTGAATTTGGTGGCCTCAAAAATTCCCAAGCCTGGTCCTTCGCAGCGGCGGCAAGCGATCCTGCTGGCGCTGCAGGACGCGGCACGCTGGGGGATAACCTCGGCGCAGGATTATTCCGATTGGGAAGATTTCCTGGTGTATGAAGACCTGGAGCGGGAAGGGCAACTGACGCTACGGATCTCCGAGTGGCCGCCATTTCCTACCGCTTTGAACGTGCTGGAACAGCATCGCGCCCATCACCCGGAATCCGACACGATGCTGCATACCGGCATGCTCAAGGGTTTTATGGATGGCTCCCTCGGGTCGCGCACTGCGACGCTGATTAAACCGTACAGTGATGACCCACAAAACACCGGGCTTGCGCAATACACGCAAACCCAGCTCAATTCGTTGATAGATGATCGGGCGGCCGCCGGGTTCCAGGTGGGGTTCCATGCCATCGGCGACCGTGGTATCGAGATGGCCTTGCAGGCTTTTGCGGAAGCGGAACGCTATCTTCGCGAGCACCAAACGGGAATGCCCAATCCGCGACGCGAAGATCATCGCTGGCGGATCGAACATGCGCAGGTCGTAGCGACGGACCAATTCACGCGTTTCCGCCAACTGGGAGTGATCGCCTCCATGCAGCCCAACCATCTGCTCACGGATATGAAGTGGGCTGTAGATCGTATTGGCGAAGAGCGGGCGCGGCATTCGTATCCGTGGGCGGAATTTCTGCGCAATGGCGTTTATCTGGCTTTTGGGACTGACTATCCGGTTGAACCGATCGCGCCTTTTCGGGGCCTCTACGCGGCCGTGACCCGCAAAAACGAAGCCGGTACAAAGGAATACTTCCCCGAACAGAAGTTGACTATGGATGAGGCGCTTGCGGCCTATACCAGCGGGGCCGCTTATGCGGAATTTGCCGAAAATGACAAGGGAACGCTGAACCCCGGCAAACTAGCCGATTTTGTAGTTCTTGACCGCGATCTCACTGGCGTTGCTCCCGCCGAGGTACTGACGACGCGCGTACTGCGCACCGTGATCGGGGGCAAGACCGTCTTCGAGGCCAAATAA
- the truA gene encoding tRNA pseudouridine(38-40) synthase TruA: MRNLKITLAYDGFDFHGWQVQPGLPTIQGLLQAALERITGEKVLPQGSGRTDAGVHALAQVASCAIESPIPADNLVVALNDSLPPAIRVLRVEEAAPDFHARGAARAKTYRYRMHRAAICPPFSARYVYHYPYPLDEAAMSAAAHQVVGEHDFTSFAAVDPERGGDETTSNVRTIFTSSWERQGDELVYTVRGNGFLHHMVRNLVGTFLLIGKGTLGESDLGRILSACDRSAAGPTAPAHGLYLVNVEY; the protein is encoded by the coding sequence ATGCGCAACCTGAAAATTACGCTGGCTTATGACGGCTTCGACTTCCACGGCTGGCAGGTGCAACCCGGACTCCCGACCATACAGGGCTTGCTGCAAGCAGCGCTTGAACGCATCACCGGCGAAAAGGTGTTGCCGCAAGGTTCTGGGCGCACTGATGCCGGTGTGCACGCGCTTGCACAAGTGGCTAGTTGCGCCATTGAATCGCCTATTCCCGCCGACAATCTGGTGGTCGCGCTTAACGATAGTTTGCCCCCAGCGATACGCGTGCTGCGGGTGGAAGAGGCTGCGCCGGATTTTCATGCCCGGGGTGCAGCACGTGCCAAGACGTACCGCTACCGTATGCATAGGGCAGCCATTTGCCCGCCATTTAGCGCCCGCTACGTTTACCACTATCCCTACCCCTTGGACGAAGCTGCCATGAGCGCCGCCGCCCACCAAGTCGTTGGCGAGCACGATTTCACCTCTTTTGCGGCCGTCGATCCGGAGCGTGGAGGGGATGAGACAACGTCGAATGTGCGCACTATTTTTACGTCCTCCTGGGAACGCCAAGGCGACGAGTTGGTTTACACCGTACGTGGCAATGGATTCCTGCACCACATGGTGCGCAATCTGGTCGGCACGTTTTTGCTAATAGGAAAGGGGACGCTGGGCGAGTCAGACCTGGGGCGCATCTTATCTGCGTGTGACCGGTCGGCTGCCGGGCCCACTGCCCCGGCGCACGGGCTGTATCTGGTGAACGTGGAATATTAA
- a CDS encoding M20/M25/M40 family metallo-hydrolase, with protein MAASPMAATSRMETTETAPSIQEIARLAAQSRVQSAFTWFAANEPRIAAWQMQLAAIPGPPFGESQRAAWVAERFRELGLAEVHTDEVGNVIGTRRGTDPTAKFIAVSAHIDTVFPAGTSVQPRREGNRLFGPGISDNGAGVSALLAISAALQSAKIKHDAPVVFIGNVGEEGEGDLRGMRHIFSDPHWSEEIAATLVLDGAGTDTIVAEALGSRRFEIVVRGPGGHSWSDFGIPNPIILLARAIERFSQVRVSAVPKTTFNIGVIRGGTSVNSIPESASMRVDIRSTSSTEIDRLEAALRAALDQALGAERQTRPGNSTPKTSPITYEAVVIGSRPAGELDGNARILRVIRAVDSHLQNSSQVQRASTDANIPLSLGREAAAIGGGGAGGGAHTLQEWFDCSGRELALQRILLSLLALAGANR; from the coding sequence ATGGCAGCTTCGCCCATGGCTGCGACCTCACGCATGGAAACCACGGAGACGGCGCCATCCATCCAGGAGATTGCCCGTCTGGCAGCGCAGAGCCGTGTACAGTCGGCGTTCACCTGGTTTGCCGCGAACGAGCCGCGCATTGCTGCCTGGCAAATGCAGTTGGCGGCGATTCCTGGCCCACCGTTTGGGGAATCGCAGCGGGCGGCCTGGGTGGCCGAGCGCTTTCGCGAACTGGGACTGGCTGAGGTCCATACCGATGAAGTCGGGAATGTGATCGGTACTCGCCGCGGCACTGACCCGACGGCAAAATTCATTGCCGTCAGCGCCCACATAGACACGGTTTTTCCCGCAGGCACATCCGTCCAGCCGAGGCGCGAGGGCAATCGGCTATTTGGTCCCGGAATCTCCGACAATGGCGCAGGGGTATCGGCTCTGCTGGCAATCAGCGCCGCGCTGCAATCGGCCAAAATCAAACATGATGCGCCGGTGGTGTTTATTGGGAATGTAGGCGAAGAGGGCGAGGGTGATCTGCGCGGTATGCGGCACATTTTTTCCGATCCGCACTGGTCGGAGGAGATTGCCGCCACCTTGGTGCTCGACGGCGCAGGGACTGACACCATTGTTGCGGAAGCTCTCGGCAGTCGCCGGTTCGAGATCGTGGTGCGCGGGCCGGGAGGACATTCCTGGAGCGACTTCGGGATTCCCAATCCTATTATCCTGCTGGCGCGCGCGATTGAGAGGTTCAGCCAGGTGCGTGTTTCCGCAGTGCCGAAAACCACGTTTAACATCGGCGTGATTCGCGGCGGAACATCGGTGAATTCGATTCCGGAATCTGCCAGCATGCGGGTGGACATTCGCTCCACGTCAAGCACTGAGATTGATCGTCTTGAGGCCGCGCTGCGCGCCGCTCTCGATCAGGCGTTAGGGGCGGAGCGGCAGACCAGGCCGGGAAATTCCACGCCTAAGACGTCACCGATTACCTATGAGGCGGTGGTGATCGGCAGCCGCCCGGCTGGCGAACTGGATGGCAACGCCCGCATTCTGCGTGTCATCCGCGCCGTGGATTCGCACCTGCAGAATTCGTCGCAGGTGCAGCGCGCATCTACCGACGCGAATATTCCGCTTTCATTGGGACGAGAGGCAGCAGCCATTGGAGGCGGCGGCGCCGGGGGTGGAGCTCACACCCTGCAAGAGTGGTTCGATTGCAGCGGCCGTGAGCTGGCCCTGCAACGAATTCTGCTCTCATTGCTGGCTCTGGCGGGAGCAAATAGATGA